Proteins encoded within one genomic window of Gambusia affinis linkage group LG23, SWU_Gaff_1.0, whole genome shotgun sequence:
- the rbm17 gene encoding splicing factor 45, which yields MSLYDDLGVGASDTKTEGWSKNFKLLQSQLKVKKAALTQAKTQRMKQTTVLAPVIDLKRGGSSDDRLSTDTPPHAAVGLKDAVPSGFSSGDVLIPLADEYDPMFPNDYEKVMKRHREEMQRKREQERQKEIEEREKRRKERHEGSAPSGFSRFPATEEDSDEEEEYEKEWRKRSIGGAAIAPPSSLVDRDGPSPYGYEDEGRPGRGAKAAIPPPMYEDSDRPRSPPGPTSSFLANMGGTVAHKIMQKYGFKEGQGLGKHEQGLSTALSVEKTSKRGGKIIIGDAAEKPGSSQSGAADPSSGGSAADSSKKSEANPLTEILKNPTKVVLLRNMVGRGEVDEDLEGETKEECEKYGKVVKCVIFEIADVSDDEAVRIFLEFERVESAIKAVVDLNGRYFGGRVVKACFYNLDKFRLLDLGEQV from the exons ATGTCGCTGTACGATGATCTCGGTGTCGGTGCAAGTGATACCAAGACCGAAGGCTGGTCCAAGAACTTCAAGCTGCTCCAGTCTCAGCTGAAAGTGAAGAAAGCGGCCCTGACCCAGGCTAAG ACTCAGCGGATGAAGCAGACCACCGTTCTGGCTCCCGTTATCGATCTGAAGAGAGGAGGTTCCAGTGACGACCGGCTCAGCACAGACACTCCTCCGCACGCCGCCGTTGGACTCAAG GATGCGGTTCCCAGCGGATTCTCCTCCGGGGACGTTCTGATCCCACTGGCTGACGAGTACGACCCCATGTTCCCCAACGACTACGAGAAGGTGATGAAGCGCCACCGGGAAGAGATGCAGCGCAAGAGGGAGCAGGAGCGACAGAAGGAGATCGAAGAGAGGGAAAA gaggaggaaagagagaCACGAAGGCAGCGCTCCCAGCGGATTCTCTCGTTTCCCGGCAACAGAAGAAGACTCGGATGAAGAGGAAGAATACGAGAAAGAGTGGAGGAAGCGAA GTATTGGCGGAGCAGCCATTGCCCCTCCTTCGTCGCTCGTGGACAGAGACG GCCCGTCTCCGTACGGCTACGAAGACGAAGGTCGTCCCGGCAGAGGAGCCAAGGCCGCCATCCCTCCTCCCATGTACGAAGACTCGGACCGGCCGCGCTCGCCGCCCGGCCCCACCAGTTCATTCCTAGCCAACATGGG CGGTACAGTGGCCCATAAGATCATGCAGAAGTACGGCTTCAAAGAAGGCCAGGGCCTCGGCAAGCATGAGCAGGGCCTGAGCACGGCGCTGTCTGTGGAGAAGACCAGCAAGAGGGGGGGGAAGATCATCATCGGGGACGCCGCAGAAAAAC CAGGGTCGAGCCAGTCCGGGGCGGCTGATCCTTCCAGCGGAGGCTCTGCAG CGGACTCTTCCAAGAAGTCGGAGGCCAATCCCTTGACGGAGATCCTGAAAAACCCGACCAAAGTGGTTCTGCTCAgg AACATGGTGGGTCGAGGAGAAGTGGACGAAGACTTGGAGGGGGAGACGAAAGAAGAGTGCGAGAAATACGGCAAAGTTgtgaaatgtgtcatttttgaG ATCGCCGACGTTTCCGATGATGAAGCCGTCAGGATCTTCCTAGAGTTTGAGCGGGTGGAGTCGGCCATCAAAG ccgTTGTGGATCTAAATGGCCGTTATTTCGGGGGTCGAGTCGTCAAGGCCTGCTTCTACAATCTAGACAAGTTTCGTCTTTTGGATCTCGGGGAGCAGGTGTGA
- the LOC122826259 gene encoding interleukin-15 receptor subunit alpha-like isoform X5 has protein sequence MPKNSTERVRGAHWLPTIDVLGVCQCQCTCPEIPRRNFTLQPEAENCFNVGYKYRYSCIPGYVRKAGTSNLITCSNDSKWTTTRHPLVCIQSLFKPPDLFLSDLDVNELAFIVSAHPDSTTPSLPHIPDGLSITTAAPNRPETSTSYSTGRSSTTETTSSANMKQSTSVTKSTTTVVSYKTRSSTYSPSNHSNGNSSMKDIYAETYTAADAKTIAITLSAVILLASTSGIIFLLYRRRKRPIPPQETEEMQPINNSS, from the exons ATGCCAAAAAATTCAACTGAGAGGGTACGAGGCGCTCATTGGCTCCCTACTATTGACGTCCTGGGCGTTTGCCAAT GCCAGTGCACATGTCCAGAAATTCCCAGAAGGAATTTTACTTTGCAACCAGAAGCAGAGAACTGCTTCAATGTTGGCTACAAATATCGCTACTCGTGCATTCCCGGTTACGTGAGGAAGGCCGGAACGTCGAATCTCATCACGTGCAGCAATGATTCGAAGTGGACCACTACCAGACATCCACTCGTGTGCATAC AATCCCTCTTCAAGCCCCCTGACCTCTTCCTTTCTGACCTGGACGTTAATGAACTCGCTTTCATTGTTTCAGCTCATCCAGACTCAACTACTCCATCACTGCCACACATTCCAG ATGGTTTAAGCATCACAACTGCGGCACCAAACCGACCAG AAACTTCCACCAGCTATTCAACTGGAAGAAGCTCTACTACTGAAACTACAAGCTCAGCTAATATGAAGCAAAGTACATCAG TAACTAAAAGCACAACCACAGTGGTTTCCTATAAAACTCGGAGCTCCACATACTCACCAAgtaaccatagcaacggaaACAGCTCTATGAAAGATATCTACGCAGAAACCTACACAG CAGCAGACGCCAAAACAATTGCCATCACTTTATCTGCGGTGATCCTATTGGCTTCCACGAGTGGCATCATCTTCTTACTATATCGAAG GAGAAAAAGACCGATTCCCCCTCAGGAAACAGAGGAGATGCAGCCAATAAACAACTCCTCTTGA
- the LOC122826259 gene encoding interleukin-15 receptor subunit alpha-like isoform X4 — MDPDRFTTSVCVLMVCLLGTTRLSSVGQCTCPEIPRRNFTLQPEAENCFNVGYKYRYSCIPGYVRKAGTSNLITCSNDSKWTTTRHPLVCIQSLFKPPDLFLSDLDVNELAFIVSAHPDSTTPSLPHIPDGLSITTAAPNRPETSTSYSTGRSSTTETTSSANMKQSTSVTKSTTTVVSYKTRSSTYSPSNHSNGNSSMKDIYAETYTAADAKTIAITLSAVILLASTSGIIFLLYRRRKRPIPPQETEEMQPINNSS, encoded by the exons ATGGATCCAGATCGATTCACCACTTCTGTCTGCGTCCTAATGGTGTGTCTTCTCGGAACGACGCGGCTCTCCAGCGTCG GCCAGTGCACATGTCCAGAAATTCCCAGAAGGAATTTTACTTTGCAACCAGAAGCAGAGAACTGCTTCAATGTTGGCTACAAATATCGCTACTCGTGCATTCCCGGTTACGTGAGGAAGGCCGGAACGTCGAATCTCATCACGTGCAGCAATGATTCGAAGTGGACCACTACCAGACATCCACTCGTGTGCATAC AATCCCTCTTCAAGCCCCCTGACCTCTTCCTTTCTGACCTGGACGTTAATGAACTCGCTTTCATTGTTTCAGCTCATCCAGACTCAACTACTCCATCACTGCCACACATTCCAG ATGGTTTAAGCATCACAACTGCGGCACCAAACCGACCAG AAACTTCCACCAGCTATTCAACTGGAAGAAGCTCTACTACTGAAACTACAAGCTCAGCTAATATGAAGCAAAGTACATCAG TAACTAAAAGCACAACCACAGTGGTTTCCTATAAAACTCGGAGCTCCACATACTCACCAAgtaaccatagcaacggaaACAGCTCTATGAAAGATATCTACGCAGAAACCTACACAG CAGCAGACGCCAAAACAATTGCCATCACTTTATCTGCGGTGATCCTATTGGCTTCCACGAGTGGCATCATCTTCTTACTATATCGAAG GAGAAAAAGACCGATTCCCCCTCAGGAAACAGAGGAGATGCAGCCAATAAACAACTCCTCTTGA
- the LOC122826259 gene encoding interleukin-15 receptor subunit alpha-like isoform X6: MDPDRFTTSVCVLMVCLLGTTRLSSVGQCTCPEIPRRNFTLQPEAENCFNVGYKYRYSCIPGYVRKAGTSNLITCSNDSKWTTTRHPLVCIPHPDSTTPSLPHIPDGLSITTAAPNRPETSTSYSTGRSSTTETTSSANMKQSTSVTKSTTTVVSYKTRSSTYSPSNHSNGNSSMKDIYAETYTAADAKTIAITLSAVILLASTSGIIFLLYRRRKRPIPPQETEEMQPINNSS, encoded by the exons ATGGATCCAGATCGATTCACCACTTCTGTCTGCGTCCTAATGGTGTGTCTTCTCGGAACGACGCGGCTCTCCAGCGTCG GCCAGTGCACATGTCCAGAAATTCCCAGAAGGAATTTTACTTTGCAACCAGAAGCAGAGAACTGCTTCAATGTTGGCTACAAATATCGCTACTCGTGCATTCCCGGTTACGTGAGGAAGGCCGGAACGTCGAATCTCATCACGTGCAGCAATGATTCGAAGTGGACCACTACCAGACATCCACTCGTGTGCATAC CTCATCCAGACTCAACTACTCCATCACTGCCACACATTCCAG ATGGTTTAAGCATCACAACTGCGGCACCAAACCGACCAG AAACTTCCACCAGCTATTCAACTGGAAGAAGCTCTACTACTGAAACTACAAGCTCAGCTAATATGAAGCAAAGTACATCAG TAACTAAAAGCACAACCACAGTGGTTTCCTATAAAACTCGGAGCTCCACATACTCACCAAgtaaccatagcaacggaaACAGCTCTATGAAAGATATCTACGCAGAAACCTACACAG CAGCAGACGCCAAAACAATTGCCATCACTTTATCTGCGGTGATCCTATTGGCTTCCACGAGTGGCATCATCTTCTTACTATATCGAAG GAGAAAAAGACCGATTCCCCCTCAGGAAACAGAGGAGATGCAGCCAATAAACAACTCCTCTTGA